In Penaeus monodon isolate SGIC_2016 chromosome 41, NSTDA_Pmon_1, whole genome shotgun sequence, a single genomic region encodes these proteins:
- the LOC119598229 gene encoding ribonuclease P/MRP protein subunit POP5-like isoform X1, translating into MVRCKRRYFVVEVVPENSLRLTWYGLKNAIVDTVRKLHGDFGVAATTSGFQIKYCNAETQIAFISSIRGPHQLIAMALPHIKTIHNQPVVVRTLYLAASMRHGFLFVKKHHEEKIQELEGKLKTDAEKEHWHHVKKKAYLR; encoded by the exons ATGGTCAGATGCAAACGAAG atattttGTGGTTGAAGTCGTGCCAGAGAATTCCTTGAGACTTACCTGGTATGGACTGAAGAATGCTATAGTAGATACCGTGAGAAAGCTACACGGGGATTTTGGTGTTGCAGCAACAACGTCAGGCTTTCAAA TCAAGTATTGCAATGCAGAGACTCAAATAGCCTTCATAAGTTCAATCAGAGGTCCTCACCAGTTAATTGCAATGGCACTTCCACACATCAAGACAATACACAACCAGCCTGTGGTTGTTCGCACCTTGTATCTAGCTGCCTCTATGAGACACGGCTTCCTCTTCGTAAAA AAACACCATGAAGAAAAAATTCAGGAACTTGAAGGAAAATTGAAGACAGATGCTGAGAAGGAGCATTGGCATCATGTGAAAAAGAAAGCATACCTGAGATGA
- the LOC119598229 gene encoding ribonuclease P/MRP protein subunit POP5-like isoform X2: protein MQRKARYFVVEVVPENSLRLTWYGLKNAIVDTVRKLHGDFGVAATTSGFQIKYCNAETQIAFISSIRGPHQLIAMALPHIKTIHNQPVVVRTLYLAASMRHGFLFVKKHHEEKIQELEGKLKTDAEKEHWHHVKKKAYLR from the exons ATGCAAAGGAAGGCAag atattttGTGGTTGAAGTCGTGCCAGAGAATTCCTTGAGACTTACCTGGTATGGACTGAAGAATGCTATAGTAGATACCGTGAGAAAGCTACACGGGGATTTTGGTGTTGCAGCAACAACGTCAGGCTTTCAAA TCAAGTATTGCAATGCAGAGACTCAAATAGCCTTCATAAGTTCAATCAGAGGTCCTCACCAGTTAATTGCAATGGCACTTCCACACATCAAGACAATACACAACCAGCCTGTGGTTGTTCGCACCTTGTATCTAGCTGCCTCTATGAGACACGGCTTCCTCTTCGTAAAA AAACACCATGAAGAAAAAATTCAGGAACTTGAAGGAAAATTGAAGACAGATGCTGAGAAGGAGCATTGGCATCATGTGAAAAAGAAAGCATACCTGAGATGA